The DNA segment GGCTTCGGGCAGGCCTTGGCAAATTCTCGTGCGCCTGCGGGGGGCGGCTGTGCTGGCCGCAGGCTTTGTGCTGGTGCTGCCGCTGATCGCGGGCGAGACGGTGCTGGCCCATCTTGGCCCGATTGCGCTGTATCAGGAGGGTGCATTGGCGGGCGCGCTGATTGCGGGGCGGTTGCTGGCGATTGTTGCCATGACGCTGGCAATCCTGTCGCCAGTGGCGCCGTTTGATCTGGTGGCGGGGATGCGCGGGCTGGGGGTTCCTGCATTGATGGCGGATCTGGCACTTCTGACGCTGCGCTATATGGATGAGGTCGCGGCGCAACTGGCCCGCGCGCGGCTTGCGCGGCGCTTGCGGGGGGGCATAACCGGCTGGCGCGCACTGCCGGATTATGCGCTGTTGCTGGCCACAAGCCTGATCCGCGCGCAGGCCCGTTCTGAACAGCTTTGGGCGGCGATGCGTCTGCGCGGCTATGGCGCGGGGCTGGCCGCGCCCGCACCGACCCTGAGCGCGCGCGACTGGGCCTTTGTGACCGGCGCGGGGGGGCTGGCATTGGCCGTTATCTGGATGGATCGCAGCCTATGAGCCTGCTGGAGCTTGAGCAAGTCGAGGTGGGCTGGCCGGGGCAGGGCGCTGTGCTGTCAGGGCTGACACTCGCCTTGGGGCAAGGCGCGCGG comes from the Roseinatronobacter monicus genome and includes:
- a CDS encoding energy-coupling factor transporter transmembrane component T family protein, whose product is MPERACRAPALSARARLVVAFGLAFAFASVQNLAALPALWLIAGVGVLASGRPWQILVRLRGAAVLAAGFVLVLPLIAGETVLAHLGPIALYQEGALAGALIAGRLLAIVAMTLAILSPVAPFDLVAGMRGLGVPALMADLALLTLRYMDEVAAQLARARLARRLRGGITGWRALPDYALLLATSLIRAQARSEQLWAAMRLRGYGAGLAAPAPTLSARDWAFVTGAGGLALAVIWMDRSL